A section of the Mastomys coucha isolate ucsf_1 unplaced genomic scaffold, UCSF_Mcou_1 pScaffold15, whole genome shotgun sequence genome encodes:
- the Lmo2 gene encoding rhombotin-2 isoform X1, which translates to MEGSAVTVLERGGASSPAERPSKRRRRSGGARAPEGVRVQAASQPRATKGAPPPPGTPPPSPMSSAIERKSLDPSEEPVDEVLQIPPSLLTCGGCQQNIGDRYFLKAIDQYWHEDCLSCDLCGCRLGEVGRRLYYKLGRKLCRRDYLRLFGQDGLCASCDKRIRAYEMTMRVKDKVYHLECFKCAACQKHFCVGDRYLLINSDIVCEQDIYEWTKINGII; encoded by the exons ATGGAAG GGAGCGCGGTGACTGTCCTTGAGCGTGGAGGGGCGAGCTCGCCGGCGGAGCGACCGAGCAAGAGGAGGCGCAGGAGCGGCGGCGCCCGAGCACCCGAGGGGGTCCGAGTCCAGGCAGCTAGCCAGCCACGCGCCACAAAGGGAGCGCCCCCGCCGCCCGGCACGCCGCCCCCTTCCCCAATGTCCTCGGCCATCGAAAGGAAGAGCCTGGACCCGTCTGA GGAACCCGTGGATGAGGTGCTGCAGATACCCCCATCCCTGCTGACATGTGGTGGCTGCCAGCAGAACATAGGGGACCGCTACTTCCTGAAAGCCATCGACCAGTACTGGCATGAGGATTGCCTCAGCTGTGACCTCTGTGGGTGTCGGCTGGGAGAGGTGGGGCGGCGCCTCTACTACAAGCTGGGACGGAAGTTGTGCAGGAGAGACTATCTCAG GCTTTTTGGTCAGGATGGTCTCTGCGCGTCTTGTGACAAGCGGATCCGTGCCTATGAGATGACAATGCGTGTGAAAGACAAAGTGTATCACCTGGAGTGTTTCAAGTGCGCCGCCTGTCAGAAGCATTTCTGTGTAGGTGACAGATACCTTCTCATCAACTCCGACATAGTGTGTGAACAAGACATCTACGAGTGGACCAAGATCAATGGGATCATCTAA
- the Lmo2 gene encoding rhombotin-2 isoform X2, whose amino-acid sequence MSSAIERKSLDPSEEPVDEVLQIPPSLLTCGGCQQNIGDRYFLKAIDQYWHEDCLSCDLCGCRLGEVGRRLYYKLGRKLCRRDYLRLFGQDGLCASCDKRIRAYEMTMRVKDKVYHLECFKCAACQKHFCVGDRYLLINSDIVCEQDIYEWTKINGII is encoded by the exons ATGTCCTCGGCCATCGAAAGGAAGAGCCTGGACCCGTCTGA GGAACCCGTGGATGAGGTGCTGCAGATACCCCCATCCCTGCTGACATGTGGTGGCTGCCAGCAGAACATAGGGGACCGCTACTTCCTGAAAGCCATCGACCAGTACTGGCATGAGGATTGCCTCAGCTGTGACCTCTGTGGGTGTCGGCTGGGAGAGGTGGGGCGGCGCCTCTACTACAAGCTGGGACGGAAGTTGTGCAGGAGAGACTATCTCAG GCTTTTTGGTCAGGATGGTCTCTGCGCGTCTTGTGACAAGCGGATCCGTGCCTATGAGATGACAATGCGTGTGAAAGACAAAGTGTATCACCTGGAGTGTTTCAAGTGCGCCGCCTGTCAGAAGCATTTCTGTGTAGGTGACAGATACCTTCTCATCAACTCCGACATAGTGTGTGAACAAGACATCTACGAGTGGACCAAGATCAATGGGATCATCTAA